A single window of Myripristis murdjan chromosome 21, fMyrMur1.1, whole genome shotgun sequence DNA harbors:
- the ppp2r3b gene encoding serine/threonine-protein phosphatase 2A regulatory subunit B'' subunit beta isoform X3 has product MRMKELSLRQDPDLRKELALLARGCDFVLPSRFKKRLRAFQQGQAQVKTEEPVTTALSESIPKFYFPRGRPKANLNIDSLISKIEKIFSQFPSERATIEDMGQVAKACECPLYWKVPLFCSAGGDRTGFVSVHKFVAMWRKTLQTCHDDASKFVHLLAKPGCNYLEQEDFIPFLQDVVNSHAGLAFLKEASDFHSRYITTVIQRIFYTVNRSWTGRITCSELRKSNFLQNVALLEQEDDVNQLTEFFSYEHFYVIYCKFWELDTDHDLYIDQRDLARHNDQAISHKMIERIFSGTVTRDRRVYKEGRLSYADFVWFLISEEDKKTDTSIEYWFRCMDLDGDGVLSMYELEYFYEEQCQKLETMAIEPLPFEDCLCQMLDLVKPEIEGKITLRDLKRCKMSHIFFDTFFNIEKYLDHEQKDPFSVLRETEAEGQELSDWERYASEEYDILVAEEAANDQCNEVYDNPLSPLGQHISSELDLRTKRHFFEIPTPHCNLDLDDYEYEDDFE; this is encoded by the exons gccCAGGTGAAGACGGAGGAACCCGTCACCACAGCGCTGAGTGAAAGCATTCCAAAGTTTTACTTCCCGCGGGGTCGGCCCAAAGCCAACCTCAACATCGACAGCCTCATTTCCAAGATTGAGAAAATATTTTCCCAATTCCCCAGTGAAAGAGCCACCATTGAGGACATGGGGCAAGTTGCCAAG GCCTGTGAGTGCCCTCTCTACTGGAAAGTTCCATtgttctgctctgctggagGCGACAGGACCGGCTTCGTGTCCGTTCACAAGTTCGTGGCCATGTGGAGAAA aaCTCTGCAGACCTGTCACGATGACGCTTCTAAATTTGTGCACCTCTTGGCCAAGCCTGGCTGTAATTACCTGGAACAAGAGGACTTTATTCCATTCCTGCAG GATGTGGTGAACTCTCACGCAGGCCTGGCCTTTCTAAAGGAGGCATCGGATTTTCACTCACGTTACATAACCACG GTGATTCAGAGGATATTCTACACAGTGAACCGATCATGGACTGGCAGAATTACATGCTCGGAGCTCAGGAAAAGCAACTTTCTTCAG AATGTGGCCTTGCTGGAGCAGGAAGACGACGTGAACCAGCTGACAGAATTCTTCTCCTATGAACATTTCTATGTCATCTACTGCAAGTTCTGGGAGCTTGACACTGACCATGACCTCTACATAGACCAGAGGGACCTGGCACGGCACAATGACCAAG CCATCTCCCATAAAATGATAGAAAGAATATTCTCAGGAACAGTAACAAG GGACAGACGGGTGTACAAGGAGGGGCGGCTCAGTTATGCTGATTTTGTGTGGTTCCTCATTTCTGAAGAGGACAAGAAGACTGACACCAG TATAGAGTACTGGTTCCGCTGTATGGACTTGGACGGGGACGGGGTGCTCAGTATGTATGAGCTGGAATATTTCTACGAGGAGCAGTGTCAGAAGCTGGAGACCATGGCTATCGAGCCCCTGCCTTTCGAGGACTGCCTCTGCCAAATGCTCGACCTTGTCAAGCCAGAGATCGAAG GTAAGATCACTCTGCGGGACCTGAAGAGGTGCAAGATGTCCCACATCTTCTTTGACACATTCTTCAACATCGAGAAGTATCTGGACCACGAGCAGAAGGACCCCTTCTCTGTATTAAGG gagacagaggcagagggcCAGGAGCTCTCTGACTGGGAGAGGTATGCTTCAGAGGAATATGACATCCTCGTGGCTGAGGAGGCTGCCAATGATCAGTGCAACGAAGT gTATGATAACCCTCTGAGCCCCTTAGGGCAACACATTTCCAGCGAGCTGGATCTGAGGACAAAGAGACACTTCTTTGAGATCCCCACTCCACACTGCAACCTGGACCTGGATGATTATGAGTATGAGGATGACTTTGAATGA